The Coccinella septempunctata chromosome 6, icCocSept1.1, whole genome shotgun sequence genome segment aactaaattacCTTATTATCACTGAGATGAGTTATTAATAActgcacgtgtttcgctataacaatagcatcttcaggtcaCCCACCGCCACCTACCTGGAAGGCGAAGGTGAacaactgctaaaataaaattgaaaccAGAAACACAACATCCAAGCGTTTCCTAATGAATGATCACTAAGGAAAGCAACCTTCCTAACCTACTTGTAAATTTCGCCACCAGGTGGCTTAAAGATGAACTGTTAAACTCATTTTAATATTGTCTTTTCAGAAGGTTGCAGTGTGCTCAAAGGGCCTATCTGCGCAGAAAAATGGAAACACTTCAAGAGAAAGAGACAAGAAGGAAAGCTAATGCAGAGAGGCAAGCAAAAAAACGTATGTCGGAAACTCCAGAGCAGAGGGAAATCCGTCGGGTGAAAGATGTCCTGAGGTCCAGGCGAAGAAGACAAACTGAGACGGAGGAAGAAACAAGATTAAGAAGGATGCAGGATGCGGCCCGTGCGCAAGCTCGAAGACAGAACGAAAGTGAAGAAGAAAAGATCATGAGGAGGATGAGGGACTTGGAAAGAGTGACGAAAAGAAGGAGAAATGAGACAGATGAGGAGAGGATGGAGCGTTTGCGGAAGAATCGCGAATATAGTGCTAAGAGAAGATACGAACAAAGATTAGAGCAAGAATTGACCCAACCTAGAAACCCGATGGATGATACATTCTTGACGTTGAGAAATTTGGAGCAGGATATGCCTGGTGTGAATGGGGGTTTCTTCCAATCATTAGCGGCTTTCACTGATCTACACAGTGATAATCATTTGAACGATGCTACTTTCAACAAAGTTAATACCGAACATAATAGTAATACCAGAATAATTCCTGGAGTAGCAAACTTGAATGCTTGTAATTTGAGTAGTTTGGCTTTTTCTCATTTCCTTTCAAGTTTATCACAAGACAGCAATTCCTTTGAAGGAACCTCAGAGGAGTCCATGAGATCATTATCGAATGACTCATCCTACGATGTCCCAGTTGTTCGACCAAATGGTGAAGAACATCCGCTCAGTGAGAAAACATGTGAAATTTCGGCGCATACTTGATGAACTGCCTGTTTTCTGCGTCACTCGATCTCTCCAGACTCTATACTTATTCCTAAAATAAGTTATAGTTGAAAAATTGGGGCGCCTGATGTACAGATGAAAAagttatatgtatatgtataaatattatAGCTGATATTGCCTTTTTGTTAATTTCTGTAAtgtaataaattattatatttactAATTTTAGTGACCTCAGTTGTTGGTACACAGTTGTTACTTAATAAAATTTCGTTTTAACTTTTTATTGCTTCATTTTAACAGCCTCATCATTCTAAGATAGTGGAGCATGTTATTTTCTGAATTCGCAGCGATATCAGAGAAACCAACCGAATTTGCAACGTCACCAAGCACAAAACAAGAAGGggggctttttttcttatatcaATCTACGCAAGTTGGACCTGAATACGGGAAGTACCGTAGATCAATGGAGTGCAGAGATAAGAAGTCTATCGATATCGCACTTGAGGGTCTGTAAGTTAAAACTTTCCGGGAAAGGGTAGTCTTGGATGCTCTATCTATAGAAGTGTGCGGTCGTATACAGTAGTAGTAACTGTGGGATTCAACTATCCGGCACGGTCTTCTGGCGTGGCATAATTGTGGTCAGCTCCAATGAAGAACTTTGATCATAGGCGTATCTATAAAACTGCTAAAGATCCGCGACAAGGCTCCGATGCGACATGAATCAAACGATTGGTACTATTGGGTCACCCGGGTCAGCGAGTAGTGCAGTACGAGCTGCAGCATTCCGGACAAAATGCCTTCTTCACAGCATCCAAATGAATAGCTTCATTctggccaaagattatagagttagattATAACCTTTGATTCTGGCAAGCTACGGGTAGGATAGATTGTTAATCGATTTTGAATTAGTCCATATATGAATTTTAACACAAATGTATATAAAAACCAGTTATATCTTTTATTCattaaagaaaaaatatattacaaTACAAAATATCATAGAAGGAATGTAGTTCATCAATAAATATCTCATTGGAAATATGTCCTGAAATGGCAGAAGCAACTCAGGATTACAATAAATTTCAGTAAACTATTAATCCTATTCCATCCTCCACTGTTGTATACTAAAGGTCGGCCTCTCTGAGATGAAAACCATTGATGAAGATCAGACAATTCGCCGAAACCATGTAGATTTTTAGTTTGCACAAGGCATTCGTAAACTGAATCGGGTATGAGACCACTTAGCTTGAAAGACTGGTAACGTTCTCCAGTTGCTGAGTTGAAACGTTGTGATGGTTTCACAAGGAGATCATGCCACTGGCCAGGGTACTGATAAGTTGTGTTTACCTGTGACAAGAAACAAGGTATTAATAAATTGTAGGTATACCTTTTGGtttgagaaaaaataaaatcgaTTAATACAGCTATGATGCCAAAATGAAGTTCTAGATCTTCCATACTGAACTTTCGATTGAGAAAGAATAGATATGGTCCAAAAAGTAATTAACACTTAAAAAATTACAGCAATCGCTTTATTCACTGATGTGTAGATGAAAATATATGGTGATTTGGATGAAATGAGGATCAATATGCTGCAGCTAAATAAAATTTCAGGAGGTGGAAGTAATCTCGGAAGATTCATTTGATCTGACGACCTAACTTTTTGATGGctgaaagttttaaaattatagAACCCGTTAACTTCTATACCCCACTTTTCCCCCTGAGAGCGTGCATGAATGATTCAGGTCGTCGTATGTAATCCCCAAGGAAAGATTTGCCTGAATGATTTATCAACGGTATGAAATGTGGGCTAGGAACATTTGAATGAATCATTTATTTCTTCGACTTAGTCGTGCGCCAGGTATGAAATACCTAATGTTATTGTTAGATATATATTTCTTGGTCTGTATGAAATGTATATACCTAATATGCTTTTGATATCCATACCAGCAgatcaggcccggatctacgattttttctgaccggggcaaaaattcatgacggcgcccccccccccctctaaggttcttaggaaacatataattgcatattcgtcatcgcgatttcaacccgagttatttttttcactaattcgaggtcgtttattacgaatatgtaattagatttttcctataatgagtattttaggaaaaaatcaatcatattttcccattgttccattaaaatttatttttttcccaaagtactcatcttaggaaaaatctaattgcttattcgtaatcttcgaccacgaattagtggaaaaaatgactcgggttgaaatcgttcgaaaaataaaaaagtttgttttcacaagaatgtcgtttgcaaccctcgctcacctttcgtttttacccgcgctttacgtacgaaattattccgacccgggtcattttacttattaattcgaggtcgtaaatcatgaatatgcaatttgattttttgtaggatcagtattttgagaaataaatcacttttagtgcaaaatttcgaagaactttgaggaggtgtagcagccagaaaaaaagcactagtcatatgctgatttctttgtgatagattggttctctgaaaatggaaaaaaaccacacttcattcatctaccgctaacagtttagattttataattttttccgcgtaggtccaaaatttccgatattcaatcgaccataacttaaaaacttaattttaaaaaatatccgtttgcatattcgtgttctacgccctcgtattagtgtacagtaagaatttggttttgatcggagaccaaaaatatttttttaaaaatccatacagtatggaaaatttgaaaaattttcgatctgtGCGATTTCCATCAATATTggtgtatttactaaatcgagggcgtagattacgaatatatgaacagaattttgctgaaaggattagttttcaagttatataaaaaatcggaaattttggcccttagttccagatgaaatggggattagtcggtaattccccaggcaaagaaattactggctctatacttgcgacacattgtagacaGACATATCCTatcttttaacctatttcacccaagtgtggcgatCATTCCTAGATGACTACATTTACAGTTATTTGATCccatagattaatctatgtttgatccctcattgattttgaatttttttggcaTAATGATGGTTTATCAAgattccattctacagtttcgattttaggtctaggaaattaattttttttaacctctggttgattttggcgcccccttaagctgacgcccggggcaagcgccccgcttgcccccccctagatctgGGCCTGCAGCAGATCCAGATTTCGACTTGATAAAACCTTGAGCTATTTGAGATGGAGACCCTTTATTTATGAGTTCAGATTATCTTTGTCAGTGTATTATTTTTGGACTGGGCAATTTTTAAAGGGATCTAAGAAAGTGGGGGCTATTTAGAGGAGCCTGGAATTTTTTAATGGTTCCTATAACTATCAGAAAGAATTTTCCAAGCAAAAACACACGGTTTTGTGAATGATTTGAATTAAACTTTTCGCCTTTTTCCTTAGAGCAATATGGATCACTCCATATGTAATTGACAAAACCATATTCTTTCGTATTTAATCGGTCGTCATTTTCTTGTAACTCCCATGGTTTCCCATAAAAGATATAGGGTCACCTTGTACATTAGTATAACAGAAACTCTACCATATAACTTCACAGCGAAAAGAAATGGAATTGGTACGAATATTTTTCCAGTGTAAAAACTCTACTGTGACATTAAATGATAATATATAAGAGCCctaatgtaaaaattatctgcAATATAACTTCCGTACCCAGAGACAGAAAATTTATTTCCTTCCCTAACGTTAGGAATATTAGTTGACTTCGTTTATGAGTAAGTTCTTCGCCGGCCAGCAACGTATTTGAATGAATTCTCGTGATTTTAAAAGTTACTAAATTAAAAATCGTTCAGCGACTTTTTTGTATGTCTTCTTAAGGGATGCTTAAATTCAAATACTCACCATCACTCTCCTGTACAATATGCGGACATCTATGATAGGAAAAACGGACTGTACAGTCCAAGTCAGAAGGTATTCGTTCGGGTTTGAGTACGAAGGACTCGTGATCCTTGCTGGACCTGGTTTTCCCGACAACTCGATGTACCGCTTATCCCTGCCGATTGAGTTGAACACGTTGCAACTGTAATTGCCGAAATCCGACATTTGAACATTACGTATTGTTAAGGTGTGCGTTTGTCCGTTGCTCGTCATCAGTCTTCTGTCTGTGGGCTGTAGAAGGAAGGAATCCTGGTACCAGGTCACCTGAAATaagtaaaaatgaaaaatgagcgTTTTTCTACTCGTTTATTTTGAAGCCGGTCACTTCCAGTTTTGTTGGCCTACCCTATATAGGTACCTACCAAAACCATCAAAATATTCCAGTAGTTTTTATTCTGAAATTTCGCTAGGTATATATAATTATTCCAAGTCAAATTATGTATCCTTGGATAACTCATTTCATAGTAATTAGTTTCAGGATGGGAAATCCTGATGTAGTAATGCACAAAGCAATCTCGTGGAACTGACTGTTATTTCCCTACAAAATCCTCGCGATAAAATAGAACTACTTGCTTAATTGTTTCGTGGAATTCATCCCTCTGCAAATAAAGGCACCTTTAAGTTACACGTTTATTATCTCAGACGAACTAAATGAGGAATTTCATGACAGGTTTTAACCGCCGAACTCCTTATATAGTTCCAAGGAATTGCCATCGCTGTGAGATTCCATGATTGGTGGCAATGTGGAGGAACCTGACAAGTTGAGCAGGATTAGAGCGAAGGTGAAATTTCAACCACCAATGCTGATTAGTCACAGTATATTATTATTGTCGTATTCTGAATTGTATTtcgatattttataattttgtgTTTGCTCCAAATCGCTACGTAAAGTTTCTACAAAAGATTTTCTTGATACATTATAGAATGATTCTGTGCTCAAGGAGCTgcgaaatttgtagcatttaaAACTGTCTTCTTTCCTATAATTTTCCATTAGAAAATCATCAGTTGTTGAGAAAAATCAACCGCAGCTTCCATTTCGAcccatgtacagggtgagtctctaacacgtacaaatattttaacagtagattcttgaggtcaaaaggaacacttttttcctataccattttttccgattcggccctgataaacaAATATAGccaatttaaattttcattacccctgaaaaaacaaaattacttcagaataaccagctgaatctgtgaaaccacacatctgtggatttcttgaatagagttgtattcagccaaagtacccaatttctcaaatttcacagatactttttaatttttgaacatccaattactcgaaaacggcgcattatacgaaaaaatatgaagaatacttttatttcacaaagcgttcaaatattcattagacaacttagtttcaagaattgggttctttgaatttttggtattttattatcgaacacgtaatggtcataatgagaaaactgaaagacgtgggtgatattttctgtttgaaaaagattcatcaaataaatgaaaaactatattccgacattcatttcattcgataaaatcgtttgtgatataaaaataaaaatagaatttttttatgatttttcaacaccctgtatcttttataccgagccgattcggaaaaaattgaaaaggaaaaaagtaattcttttgacctcaagaatctactgttgaaatattttcacgagTGTACATGAATTTGCTGTTGATCTTTCCCACCAACTACCAAATACCAAACTTGGCACGATACCGAATGTTCAAAGTAGCAAATAGCCCGATTCTCGCCGAACCGTACTCTAGCAGGGATTCACGATAATTAGTATTTCAATCCCTTCGGATCTAATTTAACTTCTAATTATGTTAGAACTCCATCTCCACTGGAAATTAATGAGTGTCTCGGATAAGTGATAAATATGATCTTGAAGAGTTTGACCTCGAGTCATGTCATGGGGAGATTGCGATTATTCAGAATGGGTAAATGAGATTTCCCGGGtttttcctgaaagaaaataCATCGCAACTGAGAAGTCCTTAATTGGATCtagattgaaaattttcttcttttattgTCGATGGTGGTAATTTCGTTGGCGATCAAAAGCGTGCGAGTATTTCTGTACCTACGCGTAGTTTTTATCGATTTTGAATCAATGTAGGTACCTATATGCGTATGAGACGTCTGTATTCAAAACTGAAGCACGCAATTTCGAATTTCTTTCATCGAATGAATAGAAAATACTCTTTTTATTCTCAAAAATCTTGCATTTCATGAGAAATTGCAAGGGACGACTTAACAATTTTCAAGCAATTAAAATACGCGGCTATAATGACGTGGTCCCAAAGAAAGATTAATGTTCCGTTTTTTCGGcgacatttttcgagtttccTCGAATTAACGAGGTGAAATCTTACCTCAGAGGGTGGATCCGAATGTACCACACAGTCCAGCTTTGCTTCCATTCCCTCTCCAGAATTAACCCAAGAGCGTACCACACTCACTTCGGGTGGATCTGAAACGAGAATATGCTCTCAGTTAATGAAACATCAGCTCGTTTCTGAATTAACATCAATTTATACAGAATGGGTGGCAGCAGCGAGGATTGTATTCACAACGGTTTGAGGAGAATTTAATCTTTGTTGTACCAGGGGGAAGGGCATTTAGCTGAACGAATTCGAACAAATACACGAAATGTGAGGATTCcaatttcgaaatttaattcaCGGCGTGTTCCATAGGGGGAAATTCATGTTGAATGTTTCTTCAGAATTTCCAGAATTCAAGGAGTCTAATATTTACGTCCATCGCTGCGTGGAGATGGAGGTTTATATACGTTTCGGAAATGGAGGAAATGATTGGAAATTCTTCGTATAATTATGCTAAAATATGGATTAACAATGAATGGGAGTATATACAGGCTGAGATTTtcactcgtataaatattttaacagtagattcttgaggtcaaaagaaacactattttcctacaccattttttcgGGTCCGGCCCTGAtagaaagatatagccattttaggttttcataatgagctgtgccacccctggaaaaacaaaattaccttcagaataactagctaaatatgtgacactacaaatctgtggatctttttaatagaattgtattcagccaaagtacccaattttttaaatttcacagatactttttaatttttcaaattactcgaaaagtaatattcattagatagcgtccaactatggtattttcatggtacgtagaGCAATTCAGGGTAACTGTGctcagtgcgtatatctcgactatgcaatatatgaaagaggggttcatt includes the following:
- the LOC123315023 gene encoding stress response protein NST1-like yields the protein MGSNRICSFRGCNNSSRNKNCCFFEFPQDFNLCIQWVEIIGCKELLEDFAFQGPEPFRGRFICSDHFTEEDFVDNCNTTSGLKKDAVPFYFISNRKSEDSMTKISVKSEQSDGDFWDEHGITNSSVFPDDILSSVKVEDESSHFSPSGDSFQSAYFNLKRKSKERVRRRANETPEQLAERRLQCAQRAYLRRKMETLQEKETRRKANAERQAKKRMSETPEQREIRRVKDVLRSRRRRQTETEEETRLRRMQDAARAQARRQNESEEEKIMRRMRDLERVTKRRRNETDEERMERLRKNREYSAKRRYEQRLEQELTQPRNPMDDTFLTLRNLEQDMPGVNGGFFQSLAAFTDLHSDNHLNDATFNKVNTEHNSNTRIIPGVANLNACNLSSLAFSHFLSSLSQDSNSFEGTSEESMRSLSNDSSYDVPVVRPNGEEHPLSEKTCEISAHT
- the LOC123315671 gene encoding MAM domain-containing glycosylphosphatidylinositol anchor protein 2-like, with the protein product MNRIVVILLLGIIWKTRAIINSGSGHESVANPFIGQPTPKFISRGSTFRVVTGDTVILPCEVQNLGSFVIVWKKGATLLSAGQQMITREPRFSLLGFNLQLRDIRHSDQGDYTCQIGDGSQGDLIHTIEILMPPSIHILPPNGQVTVRRGGPVSFECRASGNPEPIVQWTKKDGLLPSGLQVQSGYLLSLGDVQRQDAGMYQCTASNGIGQPVSGEIRLHVLYPPEVSVVRSWVNSGEGMEAKLDCVVHSDPPSEVTWYQDSFLLQPTDRRLMTSNGQTHTLTIRNVQMSDFGNYSCNVFNSIGRDKRYIELSGKPGPARITSPSYSNPNEYLLTWTVQSVFPIIDVRILYRRVMVNTTYQYPGQWHDLLVKPSQRFNSATGERYQSFKLSGLIPDSVYECLVQTKNLHGFGELSDLHQWFSSQRGRPLVYNSGGWNRINSLLKFIVILSCFCHFRTYFQ